The Cryptomeria japonica chromosome 9, Sugi_1.0, whole genome shotgun sequence DNA segment GGGTTTCCATCTTCTGGGAGGATTTTGAGTGGGAAGCAGTTGGAGTCTAGAATTTCCAATTGTGGAGTTTTTATGGGTTTTCAAAGAGCTTCACAGTGATGATACATGCATCGCATTCAGTTGAGgttcacatacttactatttttagtaagttagggtttggctgattGGATGGTACAGttttactgagctttccaagctctttctctgggtgcgaagatcatgtttttcaGAGCAATATTTCatgatttactatttttagtaagtagtaGTTTGAACATTGCTATTTTTGGTAGTTTTGGACAAGGTCCTGATCCAGTTCAGTTCAGTGGTTTTCATTGCtcaacttcatccttgattttgataataatcagtattggagttataagttatttaattaaatattatttccttatcctaaggtttaatatttaattattttattactgattaattttATTGAGAATTGTGCATAATGTCGTTTTCCTAAGTTTGTTGGGCGAAATATTTATGTTATGAAGGGGGACGCCAAAGAGTGAATGTGGAGACATTATTTTATCTAACAAAGTGCATTTACATGCCAAAAATTTGTGGTCTTTCCCCTTTAGGCGTGATTTTGACTTATGAATGAGACGCCATACTTGGGTCCACCTTGGGGAAATGAAATGTAAATTGAAGGGGGTGAATTTGGTggtaatttggatttgaatttcagACTGAGaaatctataaatacaggtgcttggcctctcatttgatcatctagAGAATTTACATTGTTATGCTGTCGAAATGactccagacttcttcgagggtgaaaacctcctagagtaTCCTTTGCAGTtttgagtgtgagacatcactcctagatGTGGTTCGATTTTGTTGGATGGCTTGGTTAATTCCTGTGGATTGTGTTTTGTGTGGATTTGGAGAGTTTTGTTTGCTGCTATAATTTTTTGGTGTTGCTGGACATGGTGGCTTAAGCATTATTTCATTCATATCTCCCTACCCGTTGATCATCacattctgggtattggctctatCCAACCATACTCCCTGGGCAATATAAGTCACCAATTTGCAGATGGGGACGTGGTGATTCTGATTTTTAGCTGCAAATTGAAATCTACAATAGGTTGTACCATTTGGCGAGGTACCTCAGGTTGCGTGCATAACTCTTGAAGCTTCCACATTGTTGGTTTGAGGTTTTGGGATTGATCACCTATGCTATTTCTTTCATTTGTTTTAGATTTGGTGTGATTTAGTGTAGAATTGAGTGAGTCATGAGTTTTTTGGTGTTGCCTGGTGTGGTTGGTTCTGCGTGTCATTGATTTTCAGTTTCAGAACAACAAGTAGTGTTTATGCTGTGTGATTTTGGATAGCTTGAGATCTACACTTAACTTCTTATCTATGCTCATAGCTCTATTTGTAAGATTGTTTCATTAGTACTGATCAACCATTCTTATTGCttcttatttgtaattcccactattcaagtggaagaggatggcatAGCCGCCTTCTTGTTTGTAATTTAGTTTGTAaattttgtcctcccactgaataagtggttgagtgatattgtcctctcACTGAAATATGTGGTGGAGTGATAGTTTCTatgtattgtcctcccgctgaagtatgcggtagagtgattgtgttGAAAATCCTTGTTGTTTTCCTTGGTTGGTTCATCGCCAAGTAGTTTAATTTCTATCATGTTGGATAAGCATAAGGGGTTGTCTTGCCAcccgtgcattgtaatttcagttcagtttatggtgctaacgatccccataacaccgtatgctctcaccctcccagattgggctttcaatgaacaaaaggtggaagggttccctttcggTTGTTTTGGCTTGtttctctaaccttaacgagtTATTGTGTTTGCTTTGTAATCTTATTGAGAAAAAAATATTTGGGATTATTTCAGGCGAATGAGATTCAATCAACTCACgaatagccttttgtctagggatgctatTGATATCCCACACATTCCAAGAGAGGACATTCATTTATGAGGTTGGGAGAAATGAGAATCAATGGTCTTCACTGTTCCAGATTCCACCAAAGTCTCACCAATGAGCTTAACCTTCACTTGATCTATCTTACGACCCACCTTCGAAGATTTCTCCAAAGGGCCTTTCTCGAGGGGCTTTTGATGTAAACCCAAAGACTAAGTAGCCCCACTATTTTTGCCAGGAGCCAAACTCTCTTTTATTGGAAGGGGGACTGAACCCACAATAGCACAAGCATCCAGTTGAAGAAGATTTTGGCTTGGATTAGATACATCAGGACGTGGAGAAGACAATTGAATATCCATTGGCCTATCCCAATCCTCCATATTGAAGTTCAAATTGTCATTCCCTCTGTCATCTAACAAAGTCATACCCACCGACATGGCACCAAAAGAAAGATCGGCTCCAGAACACCCTCTTCCTGAATCAGATCATCAAGAGcctcaaatctattaaaggtatcaTCATTTTATTTATCCTTAATGGTTCTCTTCTGGCCTCTTCCCTTATTGCTAGGCTTAACTGGAATAAAGCCTTCCTTATCAGCAATCCCTTCAGTCAAAGGTGCCTTCCCCTTATCCATCCTAGAGGTAGAGCTAGAAGGGCCATTAGTATTTGATTTTGTCGGCTTATATCTATGACATCTTCTTTGCAAATGTCCATACTCATGACAAATTCTACATCTGAATGGTATTGTCTCATAGTCAAGTTGTTGAATCCAAGAAGAGGAGACAAGAGATATCTCCACAGAGTCTGGTAATGGtttatttaaatcaacttcaacacaaattcGAGCATAAGAAATTACCTTTCTATCTTGAGTCTGTGAAGCAGATCCAATAGGTTTTCCAAGGAGAAGAGTAGTAGAATGAAGGATGTCGCCCCTCCAAAACTCAAGTggaagccttatgatggggaggtaaactcaaagagagttaattccttCTCTAAGGGAAGTcaagtgttgtcctagtgggctcccttcatttttcatctcgtCTACTAATCAATATAGACatctcaactctctaggagtgctcccaatcaagatgtgctcactggttgctcaggcttggttgagattcacaagggtaaatccaacctcataCTCTCAAACTCCTAATGCTTGCAGAGGTTATAGTAGGTGTTTATGATGTTTTCCAAGGGCAATCAACTAGTTTTGAGCAtgggtttgattcatttccccatcgctccttcctttccctattttctaggcctagtagccctagagccccaattagccctacctaaccggtttttgtggatttgctcacaatttccctaaagacccacacaaactctttgatgatcaggatacccttttggaattaatTTCCATTTTATGAAGTGAGGAATCTCAGTCTAACCGTACAGGTACGAAACCAGAGAAATGCTTATTTTAGAGgattttaggcttgttttggtatttttccaagggttaggtgtcttccttgatctaccacacctccaaactcacacatatTATCTACCACACCCCACTTGTTCATtccaaacactctgcaactccaaccctgctcatccctgcaaacacttgcataatctcattcatttcctaaccgagCTATGACTAAGCTTGCTTAGGAAATGATGATCATTGGCCTTTCAacgacctccaaaggaaaataaaagctatgtacgctgtacaaaggttccatggctcgagtcccaagggttattgagaaaaactcaaaggacttcaagctagaaccatgtttgggcctctcaaacccttgctcaggccaagagcttgcaaaattgaaaactcaattcaaacctgcaataaaactaaccaaaatgcttcctgagcactacaagaacatgtacaaaacaacaagcaaagaacaacaatgcaatcaatccattaagtacggattgctgctctaattcttgaaaaatgcaaggtaaaactaaaaaatggtctccaatttgtattccaatctactccaggtgttcaacaacctcattacattcattctcagagcatttatatgccatttttggcctaactaactctccatcggttttctaaccaaccctttgctcaaaaatgcaaaaagttgctcaacgttgcaaaaagttgtcaagcaactttgacaacttttgccaaaaagtgcatttttgccttacatgctttgctttctcctccaaaccatctaggatgactaaagacCATTACATTAACATGTCCCAATGCCAAAGAAGGCTATTCAAgaaattttacatcaaaatgcaagattatgccattttaggcttacaagccaaaattgagcaaatgcgttgtcctaaggacattcaacctaccaaaacttttcaaaaacatatgaggacctaagagaagactcttattcaccatctcaaaccaaactatgaacaaaaacaccaaaatgaacaagttggactcaaaactaggtgctcctgcaccaccttggAAGACCAACCAAAACAGGGACCCTTGAGGGTAGCTCTTCTGCCGAATTAAAGCCTACATGCCATGGTTTGATGAAAAGCCCGACCTTATTGAAGAAGTATGGCCCACCTTCAAAAACTTTATGTCTATCGAACATTCaagaaaaaacaaccaaaaaaaatcgTTCAAAGCCAAAATAATCTCCATATCTCCCTCAGGGTTCCAATTATGTCAAGGCCATAATTATATGACTGGCAGAGAAAGACGAAGACCCATAAATTTGCATATAAGAGCATGCTTAGTCCAATAAGAGACATCTTTATAAACCGTCTCCGACTGAATCACCAACACAGGACTATCTTGGGATCTCTCTAAGCACCCATTTACCTTCTTTAATTTCGACATACCCTTTGAAGACAAAGTCTCCACACCAGATGGGGTTTTGATCAAATGCTCAGTATTATTTGCATGCATCAATGACAAGGGCTCCGAAGTGTCTATGACCCCCTCAATCATCAAACCTTCAAGAGAACCCTGTTCTGTCATTGCAGAACCAAAAAACGAACATGCACCAACCTCACAATTAGAGAGATGAGGGAAGAAATCCACCCCACAAAACTGCCACCATAAGCCACACCGCAGTTTGGAAAAACACATGGACAAGCAAGCACAAAAGGGAGAAGAAACTTGACAAAATAGAAACACAAGAAGCCTCGCATAACCACAGCCAAACCCTCAACCCCCCTAACACCAGCACAAAACCAAGGTAGGCAGCCTCTTGCAGTCCCTCGAAACCAACATGCACCTACAGGAAAGATGCAGAGAAGAAAGCGTAGCTAGGTCACGGGCCCTAGCTAGCGCACACAACCCCACACGTTGCCATCGATCTACTCTCTCATTCCATAAATTTACACAtcctttatcaatttttttttaattatgatgaTATTTCATATTAAATTAATCTACATTATCTTAAAATATcactttaaaaatatattaaaaaaataacaaatattaaaaataaatatttaaaaaataatgttaaaatgaaataatatatttttaaagatATTTATCGAATTTCTTTATATACCTAGATTTCTTAAAAATATATGTTGattaaaaaagaagaaaagaagtgaAGTGGACTCCTAATTTTCCTCGGTGACACCTATCTAGAAATTTTAACCAGCCTCTCCTGATACCACAGCACTAATTTATTGTCCAGTTGTTTCTGCTTTCTGCACGAAGCTTTAAACTGGAGGCGCCTTCTAACTTTGAGATTGATTAGGGGCGTGATCTGAGAAATGGCAGAGGAATTGAAGAAAGTGGAGCAGTTGCGGCCGGGCACAAGTGGGCATACACTGCTAGTAAAAGTTGTAGATGCAAAGACCGTTTTGCAGAAGGGAAGGTCAGAGGGGCCGCAGGGCCGTCAAATGCGTCTCTCTGAATGCCTCGTTGGAGATGACACCGCCATCATTGTATTCATTGCCAGAGGTGATCAAGGTATGTATTTGCTTTCATCGTTGCACAACCCTAATTCACATATCATTGCTCATGCCCAATATATCTTTGTTTACTGTCTTCAAAATTTTATCTAAAAGGAATTGTTCTAACCTGTGAGAATTTCCATGCGAGTGGAGAAAGCGTGCGCCAATTTTGATTCGAACCTAAGATCTGGCCCCCTCTCAATGGTTATATTTTCCCTGGGGTGCCGATTTAAACTCCCCACATTAATATCTGATATAGGGAATATGCTAGGCCATGTAAATATACTTTTATTCGCAGAGTATTTGTTTGGTGTACCTAGATCTTATTTACTCAAATTGAGACCTTCGATCGAtcgtttttatttcatttttttgatCGTCATGTTTGGTATCTTGGTAAGCTGCAAACAGATTTAAGGATAACGTGTTAATATTTAATCCCTGGGATTTTTCTTTTCCTGTCATGGTTGGAAAGAAAACCAAATGTAAAACTGCAGAAAAGAGGGTATATTTGTGTTTCTTCTGATTGCAGAGGAGGACCGTAGTCGACAAGGACTTTTTATTTGACAaaaaaagataaattgtttactttTATTTTGCTTCTAATGACACTTGCATTTTAGATTGAACCAATGTTTATCCCCTCTCTAAGCTTGTTTAACTTAAATTTTTTTTCTGTATTTTTCTAAATTAATGTAACACCCTTCCCGTGCTACTGCTAAAACAACACACAAACTGTTCTGTTTAAAACACCAACTTAATTTGTCCTTTGCAAGTGACATACAACATGGTACAGTTGTACTTTAAGAACAAATAAAAAGAGTATTTATCCATTGTGGTTTGAAAGAACAAGCTTTTTCCTAACCACCCTGATAGATGTTTTTGTATCGCTAAACATTAAAGGCATTTTCTTAGGGTGTAATATGCCAAAGTTTCTGCAAGGGTCGATACCCAATTAACCTCGTCTTGCGGCATGGGCTTCAATAAAGGTTTAATGACAGTCAACTGACTCATATGAATGAATGGAGATCTCAGGCTTCGAGATAATCTTTTTGTTATTCCCTTCCAGTTCTACGATGGGTTGCCATGAGGCACTAACTTTTCATTGCATTCTTTGCTCCTTTGTGTGTATCATGGCCTGCTAATTGTAAGATCAAATCTTCTGTACGATCAACTGCAAATTTTAATTCTAGAGGTCGAAAACCTCAAATCTTTCAAGAGTTCGACACTTTATCAAACTTTGAAAATATCACTGGTTGAATCAAACTGTGATTGACACCACAAGGAACTTCCAAGGTTGACAAGCCTTTCAACTTTACGGGAATGGCAATCAGTTTCCACGTGCATTCCCCTTTAAATTGTGGGAGTTGTGCCTTTGTTTCCCTGTTTGACTGTTTCAAACTGTCAACCATTAGATCGAGCCTTATCAAAAGGCCAACGTTGTAAAATAGCGATTGGAAACCATGcggaatttttttttcaattgcaGATGTTGCTATTTTTTCGTTTATCATAGCCTGTGAGGCTGCGTGTTGCGATattaaaatcctttaaaagattAAGGATAGGTGTAATTCCTCAAGGCTGTCAGCCATAATCTTTCATAAAATGATGATCAGTTACCATATGGATGCGACAATGAATATTCTCTTTCATGTTTGGACCTTAGCAAGTATTTGTAATTGATAATTATTTAAGGGGTTTATCTTGTACAGCTTTATAACTTAAAGGCTTGAGTTTATGACGTAGGATGGTGCTGTTTCGTGGGCCACTCCCTTTAATATAATATTAGAATACGTTGCAGTTGTTTAAGGGCTTTATCCTTTATCTTTCATAGGATCTGCCAGCCATTGGGTTAGATTTGATTGATGGCATGGAGTGCCCCTTTGCGTTCTGCTTGAATTAGCATGCACTTGCCATTTTGGTTCTCGTCCAAGTGAAGTCACTCACTTTTTTTTTTCAGCTTTGAAGCTTGGCAAGCCTTTTATCTTATGAAAGCAGTGATTGAATGGCATATGGATAGTCCACAACCCCTTTTCTATTTTTATGATCTCTTTTCACTGTAAGGAGCTTGGTCCTGCAAACTTTCTTTTTCAAGGCTTTTACTTATTACCTGAGTATTTCTCTTCACATCTACACTATTTGATCAAAATAGATAAATGGTGCAGGAAACTTTTGGAAATCAATCAATTATCATTCCCTTTAGGGTACATGATAGTCAAAAGTGTATCAGGAGCCACTTGATACAGTGTTGAACATACAATGCATTATGTATTTCTTTTATCATCATTGGAACCTCTTCAAGACCCTAATACTTTATTTGTGCAAGGTCAAGTATGTCGATTTATGCCTAGAAGGCATTATGTGAACATTCAACACAAAGCCTTACAAAATACAAACATTAGATTAATTACCTTTAATCAACAGCCATTGCACCTTGAAGAGATCATCATTTCTCAATCTTATACTTAAACAGTATTTCTCAGCCAACAAAGCCATTTATGGACTTGTTTTTTATGAACACGTAATATTCAAAGAGTACATCCATATCTGAGTCAAGACACGGTATTAGTGTACATAAAAAGAGGCTCTATAAAAAATGCAAGCAACATAACATCCAAAGAATATAGTGGTCAGAGGCTGATCTAAAGTTGTCAACTGATCACAAGATCAGTGTATAATTGTTATTAAGGATGATCCCATGGGATAGGATTTATAACCTCTGTTTCCTGAGTGAATTGGCAAGTCTAATAGAAAGTTGCTCATTTATCTCAAAGCCAAATGCTAAAAGAAGGTACAAATTTGTATAGGGTTCATAACACTGTTCAATCTAGAGTGTGATACCGACAAATAAGGATTGCCATTCATCAAGAGTGATATACAACATGAGACAAACATGTCTTTAGTGTAgcaaactaattttttttgaaaatttggcaaacAATAAATTAAGGATTTTTCCATTAAGTAGAAAAATGCACAAAAAAGAAACAGAGAAATACCTGCTGTTTATTAAATTGAAGGGCACTTTAATAGCATAGAGATGTGGAGAGCAAAATAAAAAAGATAGTTTTAGTGAATGAATTGTAGAATACAGATTTTATCATTTATGTTCGTATCGCTGATTACATTGCATTGTATAATGCATATTACATGGTGCATAAATGATAACTCTATAGTAatagttttcaaatttttaattacaaTCTACTTTGAACAATGTCAATCTACAAACTAAGTACAAagttccaaaaaaatcaaatgtaGCCAATGACTCTTGCTGCTACAAAGAGAGCTACACTAGAAGGCTATAGGTCCTAATGGTGAAGATCTTTGGATTAGAGTCCTCTCTTAAGTAGTTCAACCACATCAAGATCACTGTTGGCCTCCATTAGGATATTAAAATCATTTGGATTGAGAAGGACATCATCATTTGCAAACTACTTAGAACTCAGATCCATCTCATTGAAGTTACTTTTAGTTAAATAACTGGTCTTCCATGATGTTAGCAATTTTTTTCATGTAGAAATTAGATACGACAATTGAAAGTGAAACAAAAACAATGATTACAATCAATACCTCAATAGCAAGTATTCAAAAGTTTAACCTCAATATTTTTTCAGCTTCAGGCAAAGGTTGTGGTGATTGAACATTGTCTTTCTCTGTTGATGTGTCAGATGGTTGGATTTCTTGAAATGTATGTGGCCAAAAACACTCCAATTATGCTCACAAGAAGATGAATTGAATGGCTGGCTCAAAATATGCATTGCCATCCATCAAATATTTTTAGCATCTTGGCCAAAAAAATCCCACCATTACGTTAGAAAAACACAAATTATTTCAAGATTATATCATGTAAGATTAATAAAAACTTAAAACCTTTGATGTGGTTCTCTACAATATGGAGAAATTTTTAAAAGTTGGTGGAGTCTATTTATTTTGAAGGTCTTCTTGCTCTGCACAACAAGGATACTTGAGAAAAAAACCCTTGCTTGTGCATGTATTGGCAGCTTTGTCATAGCTGCATCCAATGTTGTTAGGGTAAGGAATATTTTCTCCATGCACCACAACGGCATGCATCTGTCAAACTATCTCCTGTCAATTATGTACCACAATGGCATGCACATGTCACTATTATTTTCCATCCTACACCTCATCACCTCCTTGGCCCTCTTCATGGCCTCATACAAATAGCCCATTGTGAATTTCTTTCTATCCATTAGTTTTAATACTTTTACTTGAGGCGTGAAAAATTTGATAACTTTTTCTACCTTATCCCCAAACCTCATATAAAAATGTAATTTACCACTATTTTGCCATCCATTTGATTGGTGAAGTTGAACTCCATTTGGTCATTATTTTGCCATCCATTTGATTGGTGAAGTTGGATTCCATTTGctcatttgaaatgaacattcacatcaaaatatttttttgttgtccAAGAGTCTAGAATGCAAGGAAGTGTTTAGCAAATCTTGTCACCCTTATCCAAAGTAACTTTTTTCCTTTTGTGTAGGAGGGTATTATTCACAACATCCTCGTGTGGTTCTAGATGAACTTGGTAATGGTATAAGCCTTTTGCAATACCTCAATCTATTCAAGTTTTCCAACATCCTCCAAGGTTAGATCAAGGTAGTGTGCTGTGTATGGGCTAAAGAACATAGAGGGATGCTTGTTCAATATGAGTCCCTTAGTAACAATACAATCAATAACATTGTTAGTAATAAACTAAACCACATTTGATGCCCTACATCTATGGCCATCTCATTAAACAATTCAAATGATTCAGCCAGGACTTTGATTCTATTTGATGCATCCATAGACTTTAGAAAGATCGTGCAaatatcataggagacaaggaaGTTGACGAGAGTTTGGTTCCTTAAATTTGTCCAGCCATTTGACAATACAGCTCATCTAGTTTTTGCCCATCTTAATTGATGTTCGTTAACAACATCTTGAACACCTTGTTGTGTCATTGAATGTATCAACCCATAAAGTCTTGTATGATGGGGTTTTGAATCTAGGACTTGCAACAACAATAGCATCTACCTTATCTTGCTAGTATAGAGACTTAACAACGTGGAATGACAAGCTA contains these protein-coding regions:
- the LOC131071520 gene encoding uncharacterized protein At4g28440, producing the protein MAEELKKVEQLRPGTSGHTLLVKVVDAKTVLQKGRSEGPQGRQMRLSECLVGDDTAIIVFIARGDQVELMKPGATVILRNAKIDMFRGSMRLSVDRWGQIEPTGDANFELKEDNNLSLIEFEVITVVD